The window CGTCCTTCTTCCCTTCCCTCCGGCAGGACCGGACCTGGCAGGGACCGACTCCTGTCCCGCGAGGGTGTTGGCGACCCTCCCGCGAGGCTCGAATCTTCTTCCCGGTGGCGACGCAAGCACTCTGCCAGCGGCGGCGGCCGGTCTCGCGCTCGTTTGCCCGGTCGAAGTGCCTCTACCCGCCCGCGGCGTGGAAGGCCTTACACGGCTTCTGAAGAAGGTGCCATCCGAAGCTCTCTGACGGGCCCTGCGTCTCGTGTTGGACGGCGCTGTTCGAGCCGTCAAGGCGTGGCCCGCGACGGGACGCTGGATGAGCTCCCGAAGCGGCTCCTTGAAGCGGCTCGTCGACTCGGGCTGGCTTCGCAGTACCCATCCTCCCAACTCTACCGATCCGGCTCCGCCTGAACAGCCGCCCCGTCGGCCGTCTGGGCACCCAGGTGCGAGAGCCTGCCATCCACGCCTTCTCGCACACCGGTTCCAGCTTCCCGCTCGGTTTCCGCGGGTCCCCTACGACCCCCCAAGGCTATGCATGCTGACTGTTCCGCAGCACCCGCCTTCCTTGTCCACGACGGGCAGGCTCGTCGCTCGATGCTCGTAAAGCTTCCGGCGCGCCTCTTCCACCGGCTCATCTGCGCCACAGCATGCGGACGAGGCTCGCATGATCTCGTCGACGCGCACGTCGGAAGCATGACGGCCCTCGGCCGCCACGCCGCAACACACGTCCCGCTCCGTGACGACACCGACCAGCTTCCGGCTCTCCGTACTTTCAACCACGGCCGCGCAGCCGCAGCCTGAATCGCGTATCGCTCGCGCGGCGTCTGCCGCCGTGGCCTGTGGCGTACAGCACGACGCCGCTTCGACGGGTTCCATCACATCACTACAACAACGCATCTTTGTTTCCTCCTTCAATCTCTCGCGTTTGCACTTCCTCCCACGCCCATCCCGGGCGACCCGCCATATCGCTACTCCGTTGCCGGCACATCCCACCGGCGGGCGAGGACGTTGTAGATCGGAACGAACACGAGGCCCGCATAGCAACCCCAGAGAAAGCTCTCGATCAAACCGAGCCAGAAGCTCCAGAAGGTCAACCACTTGAAGGCGGGTAACACCGCTTCCAGGAACTGGACCGAGTGCAGGCTCTGCGGCACG is drawn from Holophagales bacterium and contains these coding sequences:
- a CDS encoding CBS domain-containing protein, with translation MEPVEAASCCTPQATAADAARAIRDSGCGCAAVVESTESRKLVGVVTERDVCCGVAAEGRHASDVRVDEIMRASSACCGADEPVEEARRKLYEHRATSLPVVDKEGGCCGTVSMHSLGGS